The stretch of DNA taccagggaaaaggagagagcagcaggtgttctttgttcttttctttgttttattgttttgaaataaatcatcagaaaatgCAAGAATTCAtcttggacattcatcttcttttgcctgcgttaaaccacatctcccatgatgcatcagtggccttttgatttaagtttaatttgttttttatggacaaatggccactacaatCAAGTAAAAAACCAttggcccacccaggtgcatgctgggactCCAGGTGCCCACCTACACAAATAGCTTCAGGTGCCCGgtgtgacccaattaccaaaaatattctaaacaaataactaacaaggaATTTTAGCAAAAAATCACAACGAAAGATCGTCTTCATCCTCTGAACGAATATTATGAAAATATGATGCATAGTTCTCTctagaaatgccatcgaaatgcgtacaaatgcagatgctttcttaaaatgttgtgtctttcacagaaaaaaggtcgacagtcggccattttctttttttagctgagggaaacttgatagtcacgtgacctggtcgCAAAGTAATGTAACTGAAttggccaaataaaacgtggtattgtcacaattttagggttttcccttgtggaccaacgtagctattgcacgtttttctgtgagactgggttgcacTTTCCCTCCTCGCTTGCCGGCTGTTTGATAGCGAGGTCAGGTTGATCCAGGCCCAACTCTTTCACCCGAAGCTTCTCCATCAAAGTTCTGCCCTCGAATAGGTCTTGAAGGAGAGATCTTCCAGAGTTGGGACGGTCTCATCTGGGTGTCCTTCTGCCTGCTGTCATGGAGAAAAATGCTGCCAGTTGAGAGTAACTGCCTCAGTTTAGGTTTGGGGCGATAAAATTGTTGCCCTTCGTGGAATTATTTTGACAGCTCTGATTGGATAAATTTGTAAAATATGATTTTGCTATGAATtgtttgtaaagcactttgaattgttttgtacatgaaatgtgctatacaaaataaatttgactttgattaTGCTATTGGCTAATCTGATACAAAACCACACCTCCTcggggtgattttttttttatatttatatattttatgcTCATTATTGATATTTAGAAATAGctcaattttcttcttttcaaacTGCTGCATTGATGTGCAACTGCTGTTTGCTGCAAGCAAGCAAATGGTTGTTCACTCACTCCAAACTCCAGCTGCTCTACCACATCATTGCAAGCGTTATTTGATGAAACAGTGAAAAGGCAGAGTCTGAAAATCTTTGTGGATGGTGTACACATTTTGCATGGTGAATATGAGATACTGCCCTCAGGAAGAAGATACAGGGTCCCGAACTGTAAAACGAATAGGTTCAAATTTTCAATGGTCCCTTGGTCAATTAGGCTACTAAATGATGTCTtaatggttgtgtgtgtgtgtgtgtgggtgggtgggtgggtgggtgggtgtgcATGTGTCAGGTTTTTTTATTGTAATCTTAGGTAGTAtttttatgtgcgtgtgtgtgtgtgtgtgtgtggggggggttgtatttttattttagcatCATATGTATAatatttgtttatatatttagGAGGTATGTGCAATGGATATCCAAATGGGGTAGAATTACTGATGATGGGATGATAGGATCAAGAGGAAGGGTTGTGTGCACTAAATGGTTGTCTGCTGCGGGGCTATggctgtaggcaaactgcagtGTATCTATGTTTACATGTTTCCTTGTTCAGCATATATTGTATGTTTcttgtgtgttccctctgtggTACCTAAGTCATGTCTAAGTCTTGTTCGTTCATTGTAAATCACACCTTCTCATGCCCACGCAAAATTTCTCTCCTGTAGAGACAATAAAGGcgaatcttatcttatcttatcttatcttattgaTCTAACCTTTCAATCAGAACCCTGTGaccttgttgctatggcaaTATGGCGGCAAGGCGCGAAAAAGTAAATCTAACTTAAAAATAATAGGCGTTAAatcatataaaaaaataatcacattATATTACAACATACCCAGTGCTTTACAcagatttatttctttattcaagTTTATTTTCCTCTAAGCAGGTTAAATACATTTGAGCCCCTGTATTGCTGCTATTGGTTTAGCCTAACACCCCCCCCGTCCGTGGAGTGGTATGGTCTGGTTGACCTTCTTCTCACGTCGACTAACGGTCGGCCTGACTCTGAGAAGGTTTCTTATCGAGAAGTTTGTCATCGAGGATTTTTCTGCTAAAGTTTGACACGACGATAACTCAACAAAAATGGTAAGAACATTTTGAAAGTTGTTGAGAGTTTAGCTGGCCATATATGAGGTCTGATTTTATGTATTTGGGTGTGATTTGCTAATCAAACTGACCGACACTCAGTGCGTCTTAAATCAGCTCCTTAGCTGtgttaaatatgtaaatatatttttttaagtaaagttttttttaggaGATGTCCcgtcgtgcttttttttttttttttggttcaagAAGGGAAGAATGAACGAAAGCAGATTTGAGGGATTGAAAAACAGGCGGAATAAAGGGATTTTGCAGTCCAACCGCCGTAGCATTTTAGCTAGAAATGATTCTACCCCCTGTGAGCAATGGCCGTTACGGCAGTTGGCAGCAACTGCAGCCTAATTAATTGAAAGGGAGGATGTATATAGAAACCATTTACTACTGTGTAAGAAAACATGTTTGTAAGGGACACTATTTGGCTGATGAACACGTCATGTATCGATGCTAGTAAAGGTTTTTCGACGGTTAGCCTGAGCTTTAGTAGCTAACGGTTACCACTTTAAGCAGGGTTCACACTTTGGTGATTAAGGGGGTCAACGGTCTCATTTCGAATGCGGCAGCCTCAAGTTTAATGGTGAACGGGCCTAACCgacatcatatatatatatatatatatatatatatatatatatatatatgtatgtgtgtatattatgtctatatatttatgtattatatacgtaatattatatatattatatattatgttTATGGGCCAAACCGTCTGCATTGAGACTGGTTGAAAAGCCTGTGTTTCCTGACAGTTGAGTTACTGTTGGCGCCTGAAACCATAGATACgaatagaatggctagatgtctcgtccgcgttgctgggcaacggagtggaacgtccgcagatggccgccatcttaccacaggcagctctcttGCCGAccacattgtgttgatggtgaaacattcaaacattcgagacataacttgcttaattctcaaacatttaggttattataaacatcaaagtagtaagctaattatcacactacagacgaagtccatatatatatatttttttttttaataaaaacgtaaatatttcacgtttatttgccccatgactcaactttatttatcccttgggatgactccctcagggaaattcaagtccccagtagctccaaacacacacataggatctctataaatctaaaatacagtataatatagaataattcatatatcattaaaatatagttaatatagaataatctaaaacaaagtgtaaaaaagattataggctatacaagatatacaaagtaaagagagttaaataaaataagttatagcactatggttgagttattgcccatattgcactacacttgtgttaattacacattgtatgcacatagtctgaccataaatagaaaatatattgcacagtagtgacgtgaattattgcacagatgaccgaataaataaaatatcgcacagggtcttttattatgtaaaatagTGTAAAATCGTGGAGATTTCTGTGAGATAAGAGTAAtagcgtcagagcagatcacttaccgtaactcagtttacctcaggtttgactgtTTCCCGTCCATCtcaccctgtggtaagatggccgacttgtgcggacgttctaaactcagacgtaacacatctagccattctatacacaTCTATGCCTGAAACATCAACCGTTGAATTTGACTGTTATCGCGATACTACCGGGAAGACGTCACAAAGCGCGTTGAGAGTCGAGAGCAGTTTAAACTGGTTATGCTTCTATAATTGGCCATTGTTGATGCTAAATAATTGTGAATTTCTAAGTTTTGCTAAATGGAACTGTCATAAAACATCCTTTTTTGACCTACTTTAGTATAtatctgcagttttttttccaaatgtaaatgtattttatttatacagccctttacagacaatccttacggtgtaccaaagtgctttacagtaggtaataaataaagagaagaataagtaaaaacaataaaagaacagcgaaagcaataaaatacaacaaaatcaaataagataaaagtgtcatcatactactacAAATGAAGAAGGAACCTGATTCACTGATGTATTGTTCTCTCCTCCAGCGCGAGTGTATCTCCATCCACGTAGGACAGGCCGGGGTCCAGATTGGCAATGCCTGCTGGGAGCTTTACTGCCTTGAACACGGGATCCAGCCAGATGGACAGATGCCCAGTGACAAGACCATTGGAGGAGGAGATGATTCCTTCAACACCTTCTTCACTGAGACTGGATCTGGGAAGCATGTCCCCAGAGCTGTTTTTGTGGACCTGGAACCCACTGTCATTGGTAAGTGTCATTTCATGGTCTGAAACTGATTTGGACACATTTCTGACTCTAAATATGTCTGAAACTCGCGGTTAACTTTTTCCTCTCTCCCCTGCCCAGATGAGGTGCGCAAAGGGACCTACCGCCAGCTGTTCCACCCAGAGCAGCTGATCACTGGCAAGGAGGATGCTGCCAACAACTACGCCCGTGGGCACTACACCATCGGAAAAGAGATCATTGACCTGGTTCTGGACAGGATCCGGAAGCTGGTGggtgaatttaatttaatttttaactTAAAAGCTGATCATTAGAACATGAAAGTGAATCCCATTCCTGTAAGTAATGTTTGCTGTCTGCTCCTTCCTTTCCTCAGTCGGACCAGTGCACCGGCCTTCAGGGCTTCCTGGTGTTCCACAGCTTTGGTGGTGGCACCGGCTCTGGTTTCACCTCCCTGCTGATGGAACGTTTGTCCGTCGACTTCGGGAAGAAGTCCAAGCTGGAGTTCTCCATCTACCCGGCTCCGCAGATTTCCACTGCGGTGGTGGAGCCCTACAACGCCATCCTGACCACCCACACCACCCTGGAGCACTCGGACTGCGCCTTCATGGTGGATAACGAGGCCATCTACGACATCTGCCGCAGGAACCTGGACATCGAGCGTCCCACCTACACCAACCTGAACCGGCTGGTCAGCCAGATGGTGTCCTCCATCACCGCTTCTCTGCGCTTCGACGGCGCCCTCAACGTGGACCTGACGGAGTTCCAGACCAACCTGGTGCCGTATCCACGGATCCACTTCCCTCTGGCCACGTACGCCCCCGTCATCTCCGCCGAGAAGGCTTACCACGAGCAGCTCACCGTGGCCGAGATCACCAACGCCTGCTTCGAGCCGGCCAATCAGATGGTGAAGTGCGACCCTCGCCACGGTAAGTACATGGCGTGCTGCCTCCTGTACCGCGGCGACGTGGTGCCCAAAGACGTCAACGCCGCCATCGCCACCATCAAAACCAAGCGCACCATCCAGTTTGTGGACTGGTGCCCCACCGGCTTCAAGGTGGGCATCAACTACCAGCCCCCCACTGTGGTTCCTGGAGGAGACCTGGCAAAGGTGCAGAGAGCCGTGTGCATGCTGAGCAACACCACCGCCATCGCTGAGGCCTGGGCTCGCCTGGACCACAAGTTCGACCTGATGTACGCCAAGCGGGCCTTCGTCCACTGGTATGTGGGGGAGGGCATGGAGGAGGGGGAGTTCTCTGAGGCCCGGGAGGACATGGCTGCTCTGGAGAAGGACTACGAAGAGGTGGGCCTGGACTCTGCTGAAGGggaaggggaggaggagggggaggagtattAGGACGCTTTCCACATGTTCTGAAACGTGTTCTGGACTCAGATGTTTGCCGCTTCGGTTCCAGATGTCGGCTCAGTCTTCTGTAGAGTTGGTAATAAATGTTATTTAAAGCATGTTCATTCTGTCTCAGTTTGATCTCATTTATTCAAACGATGAAACATCTCTGCTCAGTAAGGTCTAAAACCTGCTCTGCTGCATTCTCTGCAGAACACCTCAGGTAAACACTTTCAGTTTATATTTAAAAGCCAACATCTGGGGTTACATGAACCCCCTgaagatggatggaagtctcTGCAGATGGACCCAGAACTGAGTCTCGGTAAGTGGACAAAAAGACTTTTAACGGCCAACAGGCTGATTTCAAACTAACTTTATAAAACCTCTCCTCATCTATCGGTTCACTctgaaacagaacattttaCTCCACAGTTAAAGGTTCCAGCGTTGCTGTAATCTCAGATAAAACTAGAAATAACAAAGTTGGTCTGACCCGTCGGTCTCTGGTTAAACTCTGGAGTTCAGTGCCAGGCAGCACGAAGCACAtgaccaaacatggagaagggtacggaacttttactcggccattttcatgttaaagttcttccagacggcggagtcgacagaaccaaagtcatctgtaaacactgccaagttgaattgtcttctcagcgtagtagttccagtctaaaatatcacttaaaggcaaaacacacaactgatagcagcaagtcattcaaggaaacagacagtggagcgaggcttctacataaaaactacagaaagatgctgatgttaaaagtgtgtttgcacaacaaatgttatggccctttcattcatatggcagcacatttaaaataaagctaaatgctaaaagctatacactacttttggattctgcgtacaaatgcgattaatcgtgattaatcagggaaatcataagattaattagattaaacattttaatcgttgcccggcaCTAGTTGTAACAAATACGCAGTTTGTTTGCTTGCTTTATCGCACACTTCGCTGTTCTGTCTATTAGGTTCAGTCTCTCATCACTTTCCGTActtcacacacactctgcattcCTTGGCTGGAGAACAAGAAAATGTACAGATCAGCACATAATGGCTGCTCCCTCCTGGATCGAGTGAGAAAACCAGAGAGCGAGCAGCAGAAAGTGAAGCGAGGGGCGATGGAAAAAACCGACAGAGGGCATACGAGgtcttctgttctgttaccaCTCGGATGAAAATAGCTTAGGCAGACGTGCTGAGGTCACAGAAACTTGTAAAGAAGTTTGAGAGAAACAAGAATGAAATATTGAAGGCTTATCTCAGAGATCTTTCTCCCACAGTACGTTTGATCTTTGGTCCAAACTCCAACCAACAACGCAGCTTCAAAGGAGTCGCTCCaaacaaacaacatgaaaaACGGTGAACTGAACAAACATCTTTGTAATTTAGCTGCTTTTTCCTCTCCAACACCACCATCTGAAGCACCAATAGACAGCAGCtgtatacactggaaaaaatgcccctccaaaaatatgtaaaaaaaacaacaaataaaagacgtttttgcttgaaataagcaaataaatctgccaatagAACTAGTGAAattcggcttgtccagatttcttgaaataaaatgtgatatttaggacttttgagataaaagtgatcttgaaattatcttaaaaacctcttcaaatgaaaaaaaaagcttgtttcatatgatatgtgactcaaaacaaaatgttttcaagactttttcacttaacaagatattccagatgtattgtattaaaacaagtccctatatctggctgaaatggtgcttgttaggcagttgtgtcttatatcaagtgtaatgagatactcaatgagacaaatatacttggtaagatttagattttttccagtgtagggaACATTATTAGCAACTAGCAGCCCAAAGCCATCataaagaaatgtaaaaaacgACCAAGATTGTCGATCAGCAGCCGTATGGACAACAAGAAGATGAATTATTCAAATCTGCCTGTGGCCCTTTCTGACTTTATATTCGTATATCTGTTATTTATTCACCAAAAGTTGCTTTACCTCATCAGAACACTTCTCATCTTATAGCTCCAGCTTGCGTCACatgttttatcaaatcaaatttatttgtagcacatttcatgtccaaaacagttcaaagtgcttcacataaaataaaagcattgcagcagggagtggaagaagcattaaaaatacataaaagaatataaagagaaacaaaaacaagataagttcaaagatagcgtgcagatttcatgcatagacacatgagaacagaaatgtttttaacctggatttaaaaatgtctccatttggtgaaagtttaatctccactggcagtttgttccacttgtttgcagcataacagctaaatgctgttAGCTAGATGCTATTATCCACCATGTATGAGCAGATTTGAAATGTTCCATCATCTTTTGGGGCAGGAATCTGgtgtttttcaggtttttctgaCACCATCTGAGTGCAAAGTGTTAACCAACAGACGGCGTTTAATCACATTGTCATTTATGTCCGATTTCACCATCGCTTCCTCTCATTTATAGcttctctttctcctttttcttcatTGTTGATTGGGTGATTGAGGGAGTCTCTTTGGACTTAATTTACAACCAGCATGTCCTGGAACACTGAGAATTACAACAGTCAGAAGATTCCCATCACATTTTAATCATCCGGCTGACGCAGGCTGTCTGCTGATTCATTCACCTCATTATTCATCACCATCCATTTGTATTTGTCAGTGCAGATTCTCTCCCGTTAAGTGAGGAGCACAGTTTCCTTCTGTCTTTTAGAGAGGACGCCATGTGTGGCTGTGACGGGGATCAATCGATTGATCATGTCTGACCACAGAAAGCCGAACAGGTTAGACGCAGTTAAAGGGAGCTCTTTCAGACGCTGAGTGGGTGCCAGTTGCTATGTGCATGCTGATTGCACTCTGCTCTGAAATGGTCCTACTCGTGAAACAAATTCACAATCTACTTAATGGAGTTTTAGagcaaaaaaatgtgtttgagaAACCGTGagaaaaatgtcacatttcaaCCCTGAGCCAACCCTGTGGTATTCTTAATCTCATATAGTTCCATTACAGCTCCTAATTACTGCTGCCTGTAAAGCTCTGCTTTAAgggactatatatatatatatatatatatatatatatatatatatatataatacagATCTATAGAATCTGTCATTATTtcagaaatttaaaaaatgagttCAATCTGATGAACACATCTTCGCTTCAAttaaggcaattttatttatagagcacaattcgtacacaaggtcattcaaagtgctttacagctacataaaatcacaagaaggcaataaaatcattaaaaaaaataaaaaaataaaaaaaaacattaaaaataatcattaattaattaatttaaaattttTGTTATTTGGTATATGATTTAgttttattactattattattttccATGTAATATTtgagtgtctctttgaagtatTGGAATTATTTACTGTAAAATTCTTGTATTTTAcaagaataaaaaatactttttattaCTTATTGTCAAGTATAGTATTGAATAGAATTAGTACTTAATTAATAGAatagtactttattcatcccagctgggaaattactttgcagttgcagcatacagacaaataaaaataaacaagctAAATTTAAAAGCTGGTAGGGAAATAGAGCCATTAATTGTATGATTTATCATCCGATTAATCGTTAGTTGCAGCCCTAGTTGTGTCTGTTGATTATTTTCTGAAATCTCTAAttaagaaaatgtattttttaacaGTATCTCCAGACCTCAGTGAGTGAGGCATGGCCGGTGATCATTGTAACTTGTAACCCCGTGCTTATGTGGATATGAATGAATCTTGTCATTAAATGAATTCTTCTGACTGACGAGTGAAAAGCCAGCTTGATCCTGCTGAAATCTGTATGAATCAGCTCATTGAGAGTTTGAGCTGTCAGTCTCACCTCTCAGTTTGTCATTGTGGTTTTAGCCCTGTCTCCTTtcattttactctgtttttCTGCAGTTCAGAATCCTTCGGGGTGTTTTGTGCCGCCCACTCTCTGTTATATTCAGAATCTATGTTTCGGGTTGCTCTCCGAGGTCTGTTTTGTCTTTGATTACATATGAAGCAGTCTCGGGGGCATCTTTGCAGAGCCTGCAGGATCCTGTCTGTGGCAGACTTTAGCCTCTAAAACCTCCACAGATCTGTTGCTTAAGGCCTGCTCTGCCATGGCCTTCAGTCTAGACTTTTTCCACGATAGGATTTTACTTGATGTCAGACACTTCTTCCACCTTCCTCTTCATCACCATCTATATTTGGatgcatttaaagggatagttcgacATGAAGCtttataacatcccatatcagcaacatcatttctgaacatcttcttaccccctgctgcgtcctgtgagcagagttccagcctcgttttggtgttgaattATGACCAATCCAATTATGTGATTAGTTTAGCTGGCAGTGATCAAAGGATCACTGCCAGCTAACTCTTCTCCAAGAAGAAAATCTTCTCCAAACATGTCAGAATGTATCTCACTCAGGAGCagactacagaaagatgcaacAGATGTTGGTTGTCCACATCTTTTCTCTGTATGTTCTGCGTTTTCCTGCAGCTGCACgaggctttttgtttgtttctttctcctctGTGGCTGCGAACAAAAGGAATCCAAAGCATTCGGCTCTAACTCTCATGTGGATCATATCGATGTTCTCAATGTTAGCTTCATTTTAGCTCAAAGGAAAGCAAAAAGGAGACGATGACAGACAaccaaaagcacaaaaaaaattgtgttatTTCACCCTGAATCTGTTGTGTTTCCACTCAGGTCGAAGATGTGAagtaaataatataataataataatttatttatgtagcacctttcatacacaaaatttagctcaaagtgctttacaaataagatcaatatacaaagtaaataaagtaaaataactacaaGAATAACAAAATAGAGTACAATAAGGCAAATTAAGCCCCCTGAAGTGTGAATGTCTCTTCTTGCTGGATTCCAGGGCTACCTTGCAGTTTAACCAGGAAgtgcatttaaagggatagaccgtgcagaccgaagtgcagagcgagcagcaaacactgtaacaggcgcggcaggtggcagcaggcagtgatacgaaaggagagaaaatagggccaagagattgtgggctctgactttttcctggagaaccattttgtgatgcaaatgtattactctgttgaacgcacattgttttgagaagcaaaacgctttattttttaaaccccagccaactagccggactaccttcatcaacaccaaaacgaggctggaactctgctcacaggacgcagcagggggtaagaagatgttcagaaatgatgttgctgatatgggatgttatacagcttcatgtcaaaagaggcgaactgtccctttaatattGTTGCTCTGACCTTTGAAAATCCTCACCTCCCCCTCTTTCTGCTGGTCATAGAGCATCAGGACGCCGGTCCTCAGGTATGACCAGCCGTGCATTCTGGGAAGCTTTTAGCTATTTGTAACGGTGTACTTGCCATAGGTCCTGGCGAGGCGTCGCACTGACTCTTACACCTCGTCCTGACTGAACgcgattgataaaaagtgatcagaatgcgtacttttcaatcagcctgtcctgacatgtcgctccgtccagcgatGACGCCGACCCCTT from Odontesthes bonariensis isolate fOdoBon6 chromosome 22, fOdoBon6.hap1, whole genome shotgun sequence encodes:
- the LOC142372855 gene encoding tubulin alpha-1B chain-like; this encodes MPSDKTIGGGDDSFNTFFTETGSGKHVPRAVFVDLEPTVIDEVRKGTYRQLFHPEQLITGKEDAANNYARGHYTIGKEIIDLVLDRIRKLSDQCTGLQGFLVFHSFGGGTGSGFTSLLMERLSVDFGKKSKLEFSIYPAPQISTAVVEPYNAILTTHTTLEHSDCAFMVDNEAIYDICRRNLDIERPTYTNLNRLVSQMVSSITASLRFDGALNVDLTEFQTNLVPYPRIHFPLATYAPVISAEKAYHEQLTVAEITNACFEPANQMVKCDPRHGKYMACCLLYRGDVVPKDVNAAIATIKTKRTIQFVDWCPTGFKVGINYQPPTVVPGGDLAKVQRAVCMLSNTTAIAEAWARLDHKFDLMYAKRAFVHWYVGEGMEEGEFSEAREDMAALEKDYEEVGLDSAEGEGEEEGEEY